Proteins encoded together in one Nocardioides marinisabuli window:
- a CDS encoding vWA domain-containing protein yields the protein MADIWSQRRASRYGRYDGGPDPLAPPVDLAEALDEIGEDVMAGYSPERALRELLRRGAGDRQGLDDLARRVAERRRELLERHDLDGTLQEVRELLDAAVLEERKQLARDVEMDDGDRALREMQLDSLPPNAAAAVSELASYDWQSREARETYEQIKDLLGRELLDQRFQGMKQALENATDEDRAAIDAMLTDLNELLEKRERGEDTPEDFEEFMRQHGEHFPEQPGSLDELLDAMAARAAAAQRMLASMSPEQRQQLMELSAQAFGSPQLMESLARLDSHLQALRPGEDWTGSEQMGGEGAQGVGLGDGTGVFQDLAELDALSEQLSQSYGGARMDDLDLDALARQLGDDASTSARELQQLERALREAGTLQRGSDGALRLTPKAMRQLGRSLLRDVAQRMSGRQGQRDMDRAGAAGERSGATRAWAFGDTEPWDVTRTVTNAITRTVGEGGSATSGVRLQVDDVEVQETEARTQAAVALLVDTSFSMAMDGRWVPMKRTALALHTLIRSRFRGDALQLVGFGRHAEVMEIEQLTALDARWEKGTNLHHALLLANRHFRRHPNAQPVLLVVTDGEPTSHLEAGGEVFFSYPPHPLTVAHAVRELDTSMRLGAQTTFFRLGEDPGLARFIEQMARRVDGRVVAPELDDLGAAVVGSYLGGRAGRSGGAGGSMGDWFGGRGFWVGD from the coding sequence ATGGCTGACATCTGGTCGCAGCGCCGCGCCTCGCGCTACGGGCGCTACGACGGCGGGCCCGACCCCCTGGCGCCCCCGGTCGACCTCGCCGAGGCCCTCGACGAGATCGGCGAGGACGTGATGGCCGGCTACAGCCCCGAGCGGGCGCTGCGCGAGCTGCTGCGCCGCGGCGCCGGCGACCGGCAGGGCCTCGACGACCTGGCCCGCCGGGTCGCGGAGCGGCGTCGCGAGCTGTTGGAGCGCCACGACCTCGACGGCACCCTGCAGGAGGTCCGCGAGCTGCTCGACGCGGCCGTGCTCGAGGAGCGCAAGCAGCTGGCCCGCGACGTCGAGATGGACGACGGCGACCGGGCCCTGCGCGAGATGCAGCTCGACAGCCTGCCGCCCAACGCGGCGGCCGCGGTCAGCGAGCTGGCGTCGTACGACTGGCAGAGCCGCGAGGCGCGGGAGACGTACGAGCAGATCAAGGACCTGCTGGGCCGCGAGCTGCTCGACCAGCGCTTCCAGGGGATGAAGCAGGCCCTCGAGAACGCCACCGACGAGGACCGGGCCGCCATCGACGCGATGCTCACCGACCTCAACGAGCTCCTCGAGAAGCGCGAGCGCGGCGAGGACACCCCGGAGGACTTCGAGGAGTTCATGCGCCAGCACGGGGAGCACTTCCCCGAGCAGCCCGGGAGCCTCGACGAGCTGCTCGACGCGATGGCGGCCCGCGCCGCGGCCGCGCAGCGGATGCTGGCCTCGATGAGCCCCGAGCAGCGCCAGCAGCTCATGGAGCTCTCGGCGCAGGCCTTCGGCTCGCCGCAGCTGATGGAGTCGCTGGCCCGCCTCGACTCGCACCTGCAGGCGCTGCGCCCCGGCGAGGACTGGACCGGCTCGGAGCAGATGGGCGGCGAGGGCGCGCAGGGCGTCGGCCTCGGCGACGGCACCGGCGTCTTCCAGGACCTCGCCGAGCTCGACGCGCTCTCCGAGCAGCTCTCGCAGTCCTACGGCGGCGCCCGGATGGACGACCTCGACCTCGACGCGCTGGCCCGCCAGCTCGGCGACGACGCCTCGACCAGCGCGCGCGAGCTGCAGCAGCTCGAGCGCGCGCTGCGCGAGGCCGGCACCCTGCAGCGCGGCTCCGACGGCGCGCTGCGGCTGACCCCCAAGGCGATGCGCCAGCTGGGCCGCTCGCTGCTGCGCGACGTCGCGCAGCGGATGTCGGGGCGCCAGGGCCAGCGCGACATGGACCGGGCCGGCGCGGCGGGGGAGCGCTCGGGCGCCACGCGCGCCTGGGCCTTCGGCGACACCGAGCCGTGGGACGTCACCCGCACCGTCACCAACGCCATCACCCGCACCGTCGGCGAGGGCGGCTCGGCCACCTCGGGCGTGCGGCTGCAGGTCGACGACGTCGAGGTGCAGGAGACCGAGGCCCGCACCCAGGCGGCCGTCGCGCTGCTGGTCGACACATCGTTCTCGATGGCCATGGACGGGCGCTGGGTGCCGATGAAGCGCACCGCCCTGGCGCTGCACACCCTGATCCGCAGCCGCTTCCGCGGCGACGCGCTGCAGCTGGTCGGCTTCGGCCGGCACGCCGAGGTGATGGAGATCGAGCAGCTCACCGCCCTCGACGCGCGCTGGGAGAAGGGCACCAACCTGCACCACGCGCTGCTGCTGGCCAACCGGCACTTCCGCAGGCACCCCAACGCCCAGCCGGTGCTGCTGGTCGTCACCGACGGCGAGCCGACCTCGCACCTCGAGGCGGGCGGCGAGGTCTTCTTCTCCTACCCGCCGCACCCGCTGACGGTGGCGCACGCGGTGCGCGAGCTCGACACGTCGATGCGCCTCGGCGCCCAGACCACCTTCTTCCGCCTCGGCGAGGACCCGGGGCTGGCGCGGTTCATCGAGCAGATGGCGCGCCGGGTGGACGGACGGGTGGTCGCCCCCGAGCTCGACGACCTGGGCGCCGCGGTCGTCGGCTCCTACCTCGGGGGCCGGGCGGGTCGCAGCGGTGGCGCCGGCGGGTCGATGGGCGACTGGTTCGGCGGCCGCGGCTTCTGGGTCGGCGACTGA